The nucleotide sequence CTCTTTGGAGAATTTCATCTTCGATCTCTTCAATAACAATAAGCAAATCCCCCGCTACACCTCCAGGTATTTCATTCCCTTTTCCAGAAAGGCTCAACTGCATACCATCAGCTACGCCACCTGGAATATTGATAGGAATAACTTCTTCTTTAAGTAATAAACCATTGGCATCCGCATTCTCAGGCTTTTTATCAATAATCTGTCCACTCCCTCCGCAGCTTGGACAAGCACTTGCTGAAACCATTTGGCCCAGCATGGTATTCACTACTTTCTTTACCTGTCCGGATCCTTGACATGTTGAGCAAGTTTTGAAACTTACCCCGTCAGCAACAACATGGCGTTTGACTTTGATTTTCTTTTCTACTCCGTGGGCCACCTCTTTCAGGTTAACCTTAAGCTTTACACGCAAGTTGGTCCCTTTTCTTACCCTTCGGCCACCTCTACTTCCGCCACCGAAAAAGGAATCGAATCCACCTCCACCTCCGAAGATGTCGCCAAATTGAGAGAAGATATCATCCATGTTCATACCTCCTCCACCAAAACCGCCATTACCGCTGACACCTTGGTGGCCAAAGCGGTCATATCGATCCTTCTTCTCTGGATTACTTAATACCTCATAGGCCTCCGCTGCTTCCTTAAACTTTTCCTCAGCAGTATGATCATCCGGATTCTTGTCAGGGTGATACTTGATGGCCATTTTCCTGTAAGCCTTCTTTATTTCACCCTCACTTGCATCTTTTGAAATTCCTAATACTTCGTAATAGTCTCTTTTTGCCATAACTAATTAAGATCCAATGACTACCTTGGCATACCTAACTACTTTTTCGCCAAGCATATAGCCTTTTTCCACCACATCGATTACTTTACCCTTAAGATCCTCAGATGGAGCCGGTATTTGGGTAATGGCTTCCTGCTTATCCGCATCAAAGTCTTTACCGATTACATCTTCCATTTGAGTCAAGCCCTTCGCCTCAAGTACTTTGGTCAACTTATGATAGATCAATAAACTTCCTTCCAGAACTTTTTGATTCCCAGTCTCGCTCTCTTCGGCTTTGATGGCTCTTTCAAAATCATCCACCACAGTAATCAAATCCTTCAAAACGTCCTCTGAGGCTGTTTTGATCAAATCCAACCTCTCTTTAGAAGTCCTTCTTCTGTAGTTTTCAAATTCTGAGTATAACCTCAGGTATTTATCTTTTAATTCTTGATTCTCTGCTTTCAACTTATCTTCTTCTGACAATTCTTCAGTAGCTGCTTTCTCGTCAGATACTTTCTCCTCTTGGCTTTCAGCACCATTTTCTTGCTTTAGTGCTTGATCTTCTGATTCCACTGGCTCTTCGGTCGCTGCTTTATCCTTATTCATACCTTATTTAACTATATTTTCTATTATCCTAAATGAAATACAAAATTAATTCACTCTAGTCTGCAACAACAATTAGTTTGCCACAATGGTTTTCCTGACAAACTGGCATTAAGCAATTATTGCACTGTAAATTAGGTCTTTGAGTTTTTCTAGATTATGCTGGCTTACAGACGAAATAAACAAATATGGCACATCTTCCGGCACATCTGATTTCATCTCCTCCATCAACTCCTCATCCAACATATCAGATTTAGAAATAGCCAAAATTCTCCTTTTGTCCAGTAATTCAGGATTATATTCCTTTAATTCATTCAACAACACATGATACTGTTCCTTGATACTATCTGCATCCGAAGGAATCAAAAACAGAAGGATGGAGTTTCGTTCAATATGTCTTAAAAACCGCAGTCCCAACCCCCTTCCTTCAGCCGCGCCTTCTATTATCCCCGGGATATCCGCCATCACAAAAGACCTGTCATCTCTATAGCTTACCACTCCAAGATTGGGGACCAAGGTAGTAAACGGATAATCGCCTATTTCGGGCTTAGCAGCTGAGATACTTGACAGTAATGTGGATTTACCAGCATTGGGAAAACCAACAAGACCAACATCTGCCAATAGCTTTAGCTCAAGGATAATCCATTCTTCTATCCCTTCTTCTCCAGGCTGGGCATAGTGGGGAGCCTGATTAGTGGAAGTCTTAAAATGATCATTTCCTAAGCCACCTCGTCCACCCTTGGTCAATATCACCTCTTGACCATCCTCTGTGATCTCAAAGCGAACTTCTTTGGTTTCAGCATCTTTGGCAACAGTACCCAGTGGAACTTCCAGAATAATATCACCGCCGTCTTTCCCTTTCCTTCTTCCTCCTTCACCTCCTTTACCATTTTGGGCAATCACGTGCTTCTTATATTTAAGGTGTAAAAGAGTCCATAACTGGGCATTCCCCCTCAAAATTATGTGCCCACCTCTACCTCCATCACCTCCATCAGGACCTCCTTTGGGCACATGTTTCTCACGCCTAAAATGGGCAGAACCAGCCCCTCCTGCACCCGAACGGGAACAAAACTTCACATAATCAATAAAATTAGAATCTGCCACGGCTATATTTATTATTTCATCCCTAAACAAAATTGGCTAAGAAAAATTCTTAGCCAACCATTAAATCTTCTGCAAAGATACTATTTATTTCCTAGATTAATACTTATCTATTTCTGCACAAATTTTCTCGAAGATGACTTCTATCCCTCCCACTCCATGAATAGTGGATAGTTTACCCTGCTTTTCATAATAATCCGCCACAGGAAGGGTTTCATCTTTGTACACCTTGATCCTGGTATTGATCTTTTCCTCATCCTGATCGTCCACACGACCTGAAGTTTTACCTCTATGTCGAATTCTTTCTTTCAGCTCTTCCTCAGGAACATCCAAGGCGATCATTCCAGAAATAGCCTCTCCTTTATCTTCCAATAATTTGTCCAATGCCTCTGCCTGGGCTACAGTCCTCGGAAAACCATCCAAGATAAACCCATTTGCATTTTCAGTAGTTTTGAACTTATCATCCACCATCCCAATCACTACTTCATCAGGAACCAATCTTCCTTCGTCCATATATTTCTGAGCGAGCTTACCCAACTCGGTACCTTCACCAAGGTGCTTTCTAAACAAATCTCCAGTAGAAATATGAACAAGGTTGTACTTGGAGATTAACTTTTCACTTTGTGTCCCTTTGCCTGCACCAGGAGGTCCAAATAAAACTATATTTAGCATAATATGAATATTGTTTGTGCTGTGATCCCCATGCTATTTGGGTCACTTAAGTTGATATATTTCTTTTAAATTCCTACCGAAACCATCATAATCCAACCCATAACCTACCACAAATTTGTCAGGGATCTCAAACCCTACATAATCAAGCATGACTGGCTTTTTCAAAGCAGCTGGCTTAAAGAGCAAACTCACAACTGAAATACTTGCAGGCCCTTTTTCGGAAATCGTTTCTAACAAATGCGTCATACTAACTCCCGTATCTACGATATCCTCCACCACAATCACTTCCCTGCCTTTAATCTCCTCAGACACCCCTATCAATTCCCTTACCTTCCCAGTGGAATTCATGGCCTGATATGATGAAATTTTAATAAAGGACATTTGTAGTGGGATATCCACCTTCTTCATCAAATCCGAGACAAACATAAAAGCCCCATTCAACACCCCCAACACCAATGGGTTTCTCCCCCTGTAATCCTTGGATATGTCTTTGGCTATACAATTAATCCTTTCATCCAACTCTTCAGCAGAGATAAACGGGGTGAATTCTTTATCCTTTACCTTCATCATTAATAATAAAAAAGCCCTAAAACTAGGGCGATACAAATATAGAAAATTTTAGCCTCACCTTCCTAATTTGGAAGCCAAAGACTTAAAGGTGAGTCATTAGGTATTTGTAGAGATCTATCATTGCTGCCAAATCTTTAAGAGACACCTTTTCATATGGGGTATGAACATTATCCTCAGGAGCCCCTATAAAACACCAGTCTACAGGATACGGACTCATTTGAATTTCCCTTCCATCACTTCCCCCGGCCCCTTCCACCTCTATTTGAAAGGGAACGCCACTTCTCTGCGCCAGTGCAACGATCTTGTCTGTAAAGACCTTCCTTGGAATAAATTTATCCCTTAACGAAATCGCAACGCCCTCATGATGCTTTACACCCTCGGTCACCCAAGTTATATCGGATATCAACGCTTGTCGTACCTCCCACTTTTCATAAATATATTTGATCAAAAAGGGAACACTCCCCCCTCCATGTTCTTCATAAGTGGAAAAAACAATCACGCCATTTTCCAGATCCTCACAAATTTTGAGTGCATTGTACACCCCGAGCCTATTATCCAAATATGCTGCTTGAATAAATTCTTCATTTAAAACAACATTTTGTTTAAAAGACAAATTGGTACCTGGAATAATCCCACGTTTAAAGTCATGTATCAAAAAGTCATCAACAATTTTTACCTTGCATTCTATTGGGCCTAAAGCATCCTCACCCACCAATTCATCACCATCATTTACATCTGGTCCACCTATCGCAACCAACTGATTATCATACCTTGATGTAAAACCAATGGTATCAATATGCGCAAATACGGCTGTCCTAGGCGATCCAAACTTGAGTATAATATTATCTTGAAATATTCCACCATGATAGACTTCTGGCTGAACTTTCCACTCAGCTTTTCGTTCAAGTACATAATCAACAATAAATGCAGAAAGCTCATATTCGTCTCCTGACACACCTCTTTTTTGGAGGATTTCGAGTAAAATATCCAATGTTGGCATAGTTTATGAGTAAATTATTTTGCAAATTTCAGACTTAATAGCTAAAAACAAATAGTCAAAAGTTTATAGTTATTGAATAAAAAATATACATTTGCATTACAGTTAATAGTTACTAAGTTTGGATTTAAATTAATTAAACACTTAATTTTGGAAAAAATTTTTTTTTAATCATGAAAAAATTATTACTATCAACATTAATGGCTGGTGCCTTAGCAGTTGGAGCTAATGCACAGAATGACTTCAACAAGTGGTCAATCGACGTTAATGGTGGGTTTAATAAACCAATGGCTCCAATTACGCCAGGTTATTATTCTCCATCTTTGAATCTTGGACATGCTGACCTTGGCGTTAGATACATGTTCAATGAGAAATTTGGTGCTAAACTTGATTACGGATTTGGTAAGTATCAAGAAGCTGACGGGACTCCCGAATTTGAGACCAATTACTACAGAGTGAACCTTCAAGGTGTTGCTAACCTTGGTAGAATCATGAACTTTGAGACTTTCTCAAGAAGCATTGGTTTATTGGGTCATTTTGGAGCTGGTTTCGGAAGAGTGACTCCTCAATCTAATACTTGGGCCGATTTTGAGGATAATGTTTATAACTTTATCACAGGATTGACAGCACAAGTAAAACTTGGTAACAGAGTAGCACTTAATGGTGACATCAGTACCGTTATTGCTGGTCGTCAAGATGTAGCTTTTGATGGAGCTTCTTCTATCAATGCCGGAACTGAGAATGGTTACTATGGTGCCAATGCAGTTTCTTGGACTGGTACACTTGGTCTTTCTTTCTACCTTGGTGGTCACAGCACTCATGCTGACTGGTACATCAGAGATGACAAGTATGCTACCAAAGACGAATTGGAAAGCCAAATCGGAGAGATCAAAGACATGTTGAAAGACTCTGACGGTGATGGTGTACCTGATTACCTAGACAAAGAGCCTAACACTCCTGCTGGAGCAAGAGTTGATTCTCACGGTAGAACTTTAGACTCTGATGGTGACGGTATTCCTGATCATTCTGACGAATGTGCTTTCGTTCCTGGTCCTGCATCTAACAACGGTTGCCCTGTAGAAGATGTTGAAGAAGAAGACTTCTTCAAGAAAGCTATCAACGAAGGTTATGTAAATGTTTACTATGCTTTCGATAGTGCTAAACCACTTGGTTATTCTTCATCTTCAGTTAACTATGTAGCTAATTTCTTGAAGAGAAACCCTGGCGTTAACGTAGAAGTTAAAGGTTATGCTGATGAAATTGGACCAGAAGATTACAACATCAAATTGTCTGAAAGAAGAGCTAAAGCCGTTTACGATCTATTAATCGCTGCCGGTATCGACGCTTCTAGAATTTCTTACAAAGGATACGGTGAAGATACTAGCGTAGACAAGCAATCTAAAGATGCTCGTCAGTTGGCTAGAAGAGCTTCATTCGAAGTTCAATAAGCTTCAAAACACATAAATTTAAAAACCGACCTTTACAGGTCGGTTTTTTTTTGCTTAACTTTGTCCTACCATGTTTATACTGAACAATTACGATTCCATAGCGCATCAATTTTTAGAGGGACTTAGAGATATAACTGTCCAAAAGGATAGACTAAAATTCCGTAGCAATCTTGAGAGACTTGGCCAAATATTAGCTTATGAGATTTCCAAGAGTTTAAACTATGAGCAACACACCATTAGGACGCCTTTGGCTGAAACCATAAGTAAAAAGCTGCAATCCCAACCTGTACTGATTTCTATCCTTAGAGCCGCCATGCCTTTTTATAATGGTTTCCTTAACTATTTTGATGAGGCTGACAGTGGCTTTATTGGCGCATATAGAAGAGAAGATGCTGGAGATGAGGTGAGCATTGAATTTAACTATCTCGCCGTACCATCTTTAGAGGAAAAAGAGGTAATCATAATCGATCCTATGTTAGCCACTGGGAAATCCTTAATCACTACAATTAATCATTTGCAAAGACATGGAAAACCTAAAAAATTCCATATTGCAGCAGCCATTGCAGCTCCAGAAGGTATAGAATACATCAATAAAAACCTCAATCAGCCCTTTGAACTTTGGATAGGAGCTTTGGATGAAAAGCTCAATGACAAAGCTTATATCGTCCCGGGACTTGGTGACGCTGGTGACCTCAGTTTCGGACCTAAATTATAGTATAATAGTGATCTACTTTTTATTGATTATCGGATTTGTCATATTATTGACAGGAGGACAAATACTAGTAAACGGAGCTTCGGCCATTGCTGCCAAACTAGGGCTTAGCCCAAGCCTCATCGGCATGACCATAGTGGCCTTTGGCACCTCTGCTCCTGAGCTCTTAGTAAGTATTACAGCTGCTTTAAAAGGCACCAATGATATTGCTATTGGAAATGTGGTTGGTTCCAATATTTCTAATATCACATTGGTACTCGGAACCACCGCGATCATATATCCTATTTTATTAAAATCCAATACACTAAAATGGGATTTTAGTTTTACTTTAATCTCCGCCATACTTTTCTATCTACTCTCACTCAATAATATCGTCAGCACTATTGAGGGAATTATTCTTTTTGGTTTATTAATTCTTGTCAATTGGTTTCTCTTCAAAAAGGTAGATCATGATTTAGAGGAATTTGGTAATGACGATGCTGAAGAAATTAAAAAAGAACCCCTATTCAAAGCCGTTATTTGGGTTCTAGCAGGTATTGTAGGCTTATATTATGGCTCTGAATTACTGGTCAATAATTCCATTACCTTAGCAAAGGAATACGGAATCAGCGAACGGATAATTGGAGTAACCATCATTGCAATTGGCACAAGCCTACCGGAACTTGCGACTTCAGTTTTGGCAGCCATAAAAAAAGAAACAGATATAGCACTTGGTAATATTTTAGGCAGTAATTTGCAGAACATTCTATCCATAATAGGTGTTACTTCTATTATAAAGCCCATTGAAGTAAGTGAGCTTTTTCTAAAAAGTGATTTCCTTTGGATGATAGGATTCACCCTTCTGCTTTTTCCTTTGATGCGATCAGGATATAAAATAAGTCGAGGAGAAGGTGTCTTGTTACTGGGAGCTTATGCTGTCTATTTAATATTTCTACTATAATGATTGAGTACATTTTACAGTTTTTGGCCATATATATTGTCTGCCTGTTTAAGTTTATAGGCGGACCGGTACTAGGTACCGCCGCCAATTACACCGTACTGGAAATTGTATTTGTAACTGTCTCAGGAATGATGACCAGTGTATTGGTATTTACATTTTTGGGAGAATGGATCAAGGAAAAATGGGCAACTAAGTCTCAAAAAAAAAGCAAGAAATTTTCCTCCAAAAATCGGAAAATCATTCAAATTTGGCAGAAATTTGGAGCGTGGGGCGTTGCTGCAATCACCCCACTAATTCTCACTCCAATTGGCGGTACTATAGTTATGACATCCTTTGGTGTAAAGAGGAGAAGGATCTTTTCTTATATGCTCGTCAGTGCCATTTGTTGGTCCTTATTCTTTGGCTTGACCATTAATCGACTTATGGCCATTCCGTTTTTAAATAATTTAATCGGATGATTCATCATCAGGTAATATTTCAATATCATTGATCAGCACCTTCTTGGCCACACTTTTACCTGTAAGGGTTGCGGCCAAGCCTCCCAAAGCCGTTTCTTTATATTTATTTTCCATGCTAGCTCCCACTTCACCCATTGCCTCTACACATTCATCTACAGGGATAACCCCACTCACATTCGCCAAAGCAATTTGAGCAGAGCTATTGGCGATCGCTGCCGCACTGGCATTCCTTACTACGCATGGTACTTCCACCAAACCTGCTACAGGATCACAAACCAGACCCAAGGTACATTGAATGGTAATCGCTACTGCGTTAAACACCTGATCAATATCACCACCTAAACAATAAACCATTGCTCCTGAAGCCATAGCTGCGGCTGAACCTGTTTCAGCTTGACAACCTCCAACAGCTCCAGCAAGACTAGCATTTTGTTCTATCACTAAGGCAATTCCAGCACCTACCAGAAGCCCCTCCAAAATTTTCTTATCCTCCAGCTGATGGATTTCCTGAAGCGTATATAAAGTTCCTGGCAATATGCCTGAAGCCCCGGCAGTAGGCGCTGCTACCACCCTGCCCATACAACTATTGACTTCTTTAGCCGCAAGGGCCCTTGAGACCAACTTTTGAAACTCAGGGGACAATACTGCCAAAGGGTGATTATATACTTTCTTCGCACCATCATTGATCATCCCTGACCTGGATTTCATTTCATCTTTTAACCCAGTATTGACAGCCTCCTTCATTACCGAAAATGCATTCTGTAAACCAGACCAAATTTCTTCCTCTGACTTATCACCTTGGTCCATTTCGTACTCTAAGACCGGCTCAAACAACTTCTGTTTTCTATCTTCACAATAGACCTTCCATCCTTTAAAATTCTCAAATAAATAACTCATTCTACTCGGGTTTATATTTAGAACAAATTTGGTAATTGAAGCGCATAAAACAAACAAGTCAGACCTTTATACGATAATAAAAAAAGCCTTTTGGAATGATCCCAAAAGGCTTTGACAACTATACTGAATAATAGTTTAATTGATTGCAGTCACTTTCGCCTTAAATAATACCGGTTCAAATGGTTTAACTATACTAGTCAAATAGCCTAGCTCAAAGTATTCATCTCTAATTTCCAATGGAATAACTTGAGCTGTGCCTTCATATGCTTGACTTGACGGCGCAATAACCTCTACTTCTGCATCCTTATGTAAATCATTGAGTCCGATATTTAAGAAGCCCATATTATCAGTGTGCCCTAAAGTTGTGCTTATTGGATTGCTTTCCACTTTTGAGAAGGGATCCTCTTCGCCCAATTGAAAAAGTTCATAGGTAAATGAAACATCATTTCCATTCTTGCTTTTATCCGTGGAAACATCACCTTCCTCTACCACCTTTACGTAAACACCACTCTCTTTCATTGCAAAACCCTCTAGTTCATTTTCAGCAATATAAGCATTGATCATATCATCCTCCATTGCATCTACTTCTTGCTTAGGATAAATTTTAACGAAAGTAACCTTAATGACCATATTGGTATGGGCTTGGAATAATTGACCATAACCAAAGTCCCCAAAAGCATTATAGGATGGCACATAAAGAGTCAAGGTTTCCCCAACATTGGACAAGCCTACTGCCAAATTAATGGCAAGCGGTGCCAATGTTTGTCTTTCGATATCATATTGAAAAAGAATAGGATCTCCATCTTCCTCTGTATGTGCCCCTATAAAAGAACCATCCAAGCTTTCCATTTCATAATAGATACCTATAATATCTCCATCGTTGAGCCTAGCACCATCCTCGTTCTCCACATCTTTTTTATAGTAATAGCCTGCTGTGGTCTCTGTAGCCTCAATACCATTCGCAGCAATGTATTCTGAAAGAATTAGATCGTCTCTCTTCTTATTTTTTTCAAATTCTGTCTCTTTCTCTTGCAAGCAAGAAAACATCATTGCACTCATCACGAGAACTGAAGCAGTAGTTAAAAATCTTTTCATTGTTGGTTAGTTTAATTTATTTTTTGAATTGAAAATTCATTCTCAGGTTCACTCCACCTATGGAAAACTGCTGATTGGTGAAAGTCAAACTTCCCAATGGAAGTTTATAGAACGGTTCAATAGAAAGAAAGGTACCATTCGTTAAATTATATTCATACCCAAAGGACAGATTAAGCATTTTGCCCAAATCCACATTTGAATCACCAGAGATTGGACTGTAATTTTCCGTGTACTCTTGCACCGTACTGGCAAACTGAAGATCGCCAACGGCATTGCTGGTGAATTTGGAGTCAACTGAAAATGTCTCTCGCCCTTTCTGGTCCAGATATACCATACTGGAAAGCCCGGTGATGAGGTACATATTAGTATTCTTTTTGTCCAATACCTTATACTTCAAATTAATGGGAATATCCAAACCTGAATAGCTCAGTGTATATTCTGACCCTATATAGTTATTGGTAAAAGAATTGGCATCTGCAGCCATAGAGGCTCTCATCGTCATAGCTTCAGGAAGCTCAGCACTGCTATTGGCCTCTATACTTTGACGAGCATAAGTCACCCCGACATCAATTTTGAGCTTATCATTTAAGGAAAATTCAGAAATAATTCCCCCACCAAACTGCATACCTGATATTTGGTTGGAAGCCGATTGTGGTCCTCCTATAACCCCCAATCTAAATAGATTTTGATCCTTATCCTGTTTAATTATTGTCTCAGCATTAGACTTCTCCTCTTCCTCTCCATTTTTCCATTGCTCTACCCAAGCCTGTGCCTTTTCCTCCTCCATCTCGTCTGAAGGAGCGGTACTGGTTATTGCCAACATCGCATTGGCATCCGAAACAGCATATCCAGGAGTCAGGCCATTTTTTGGAAAATCAAATTTGTCAGAGAATAAGTCAGAAGAAATGATGTTATCCCTATTATTTTTGCTAACATTCTGCACTTCTTGATAGATTGTTCTATCTGCATTGCTAGAAACCGATTCCGAAAGCTTACTTTCAGAACTTGATGGCTTAGTTGATGATAAAGAAGGCTGCTTAGACTCTATATCTAAAACCGATTCATCATCCATCTCAGTAGGAACTTCATCTATATTTCTTGGGGCTAAGCCCTGCACAATAGCAGGTTCCTCCCTTAACGCTGTCATACCTTCATCGATTTCCTTCTGAAAAGGCAAGAAGAAGAAAAGCAACAACAAAGAAGCTGCAATTCCTGACACCCAAAAAGGCCAATAAGCTATTCGTCTGCCTTTCTTAGGATTATTAAAGTAGGCATGAGAAAATTTTTCCCACTCTCGTGGGTCAAAGGCCTCCTCATCATCTTGGAAGGAGTTCCTTATCTTCTCCACAAGTCGCTTATCGAATTGCTCCTTCATCTTTTATTTTATTTAACTCAATTATCTTATTTCTCAATCTTTGTTTTGCCCTAGCCAAATAGGTCCTACTTGTACTCGCCGGAATATCAAGCGTATCACCAATCTCATTATGGGAATAGCCCTCTATTTCGTACATATTAAATATCACCCTCATCACTTCGGGTAATTCCCGTAATGCCATTAATATGTCCTCCCTCGACAATTCATCGATGATATTGGGATCGTAGCTTTCTGCACTGGCCTTTTCAATGTCCATTGCAGCATAATGCTTCAGATTTTTCCGGTAACTATCTATGGCCGTATTAATGACGATTCTTCTAAACCAAGCTTTGAATGAACTGGTATCAGAATATTGGTCCAACCGGTCAAAAGCCTTCATAAAACTATCATTGACAATTTCACAAGCCTCCTCCCTGGAATTCGAATACCTCAAACCTATACTCATAGCATAGCCATAGAAATGCTTATAGAGCGTTTCCAAAGCTTTGGGTCTA is from Echinicola marina and encodes:
- a CDS encoding calcium/sodium antiporter, with translation MIYFLLIIGFVILLTGGQILVNGASAIAAKLGLSPSLIGMTIVAFGTSAPELLVSITAALKGTNDIAIGNVVGSNISNITLVLGTTAIIYPILLKSNTLKWDFSFTLISAILFYLLSLNNIVSTIEGIILFGLLILVNWFLFKKVDHDLEEFGNDDAEEIKKEPLFKAVIWVLAGIVGLYYGSELLVNNSITLAKEYGISERIIGVTIIAIGTSLPELATSVLAAIKKETDIALGNILGSNLQNILSIIGVTSIIKPIEVSELFLKSDFLWMIGFTLLLFPLMRSGYKISRGEGVLLLGAYAVYLIFLL
- a CDS encoding FKBP-type peptidyl-prolyl cis-trans isomerase, with the protein product MKRFLTTASVLVMSAMMFSCLQEKETEFEKNKKRDDLILSEYIAANGIEATETTAGYYYKKDVENEDGARLNDGDIIGIYYEMESLDGSFIGAHTEEDGDPILFQYDIERQTLAPLAINLAVGLSNVGETLTLYVPSYNAFGDFGYGQLFQAHTNMVIKVTFVKIYPKQEVDAMEDDMINAYIAENELEGFAMKESGVYVKVVEEGDVSTDKSKNGNDVSFTYELFQLGEEDPFSKVESNPISTTLGHTDNMGFLNIGLNDLHKDAEVEVIAPSSQAYEGTAQVIPLEIRDEYFELGYLTSIVKPFEPVLFKAKVTAIN
- the obgE gene encoding GTPase ObgE — encoded protein: MADSNFIDYVKFCSRSGAGGAGSAHFRREKHVPKGGPDGGDGGRGGHIILRGNAQLWTLLHLKYKKHVIAQNGKGGEGGRRKGKDGGDIILEVPLGTVAKDAETKEVRFEITEDGQEVILTKGGRGGLGNDHFKTSTNQAPHYAQPGEEGIEEWIILELKLLADVGLVGFPNAGKSTLLSSISAAKPEIGDYPFTTLVPNLGVVSYRDDRSFVMADIPGIIEGAAEGRGLGLRFLRHIERNSILLFLIPSDADSIKEQYHVLLNELKEYNPELLDKRRILAISKSDMLDEELMEEMKSDVPEDVPYLFISSVSQHNLEKLKDLIYSAIIA
- the hpt gene encoding hypoxanthine phosphoribosyltransferase, coding for MMKVKDKEFTPFISAEELDERINCIAKDISKDYRGRNPLVLGVLNGAFMFVSDLMKKVDIPLQMSFIKISSYQAMNSTGKVRELIGVSEEIKGREVIVVEDIVDTGVSMTHLLETISEKGPASISVVSLLFKPAALKKPVMLDYVGFEIPDKFVVGYGLDYDGFGRNLKEIYQLK
- a CDS encoding adenylate kinase, giving the protein MLNIVLFGPPGAGKGTQSEKLISKYNLVHISTGDLFRKHLGEGTELGKLAQKYMDEGRLVPDEVVIGMVDDKFKTTENANGFILDGFPRTVAQAEALDKLLEDKGEAISGMIALDVPEEELKERIRHRGKTSGRVDDQDEEKINTRIKVYKDETLPVADYYEKQGKLSTIHGVGGIEVIFEKICAEIDKY
- the sdaAA gene encoding L-serine ammonia-lyase, iron-sulfur-dependent, subunit alpha, encoding MSYLFENFKGWKVYCEDRKQKLFEPVLEYEMDQGDKSEEEIWSGLQNAFSVMKEAVNTGLKDEMKSRSGMINDGAKKVYNHPLAVLSPEFQKLVSRALAAKEVNSCMGRVVAAPTAGASGILPGTLYTLQEIHQLEDKKILEGLLVGAGIALVIEQNASLAGAVGGCQAETGSAAAMASGAMVYCLGGDIDQVFNAVAITIQCTLGLVCDPVAGLVEVPCVVRNASAAAIANSSAQIALANVSGVIPVDECVEAMGEVGASMENKYKETALGGLAATLTGKSVAKKVLINDIEILPDDESSD
- the dnaJ gene encoding molecular chaperone DnaJ; this encodes MAKRDYYEVLGISKDASEGEIKKAYRKMAIKYHPDKNPDDHTAEEKFKEAAEAYEVLSNPEKKDRYDRFGHQGVSGNGGFGGGGMNMDDIFSQFGDIFGGGGGFDSFFGGGSRGGRRVRKGTNLRVKLKVNLKEVAHGVEKKIKVKRHVVADGVSFKTCSTCQGSGQVKKVVNTMLGQMVSASACPSCGGSGQIIDKKPENADANGLLLKEEVIPINIPGGVADGMQLSLSGKGNEIPGGVAGDLLIVIEEIEDEILQRDGNNVVFDLYASFIDAALGAQIEVPTIDGKVKIKLEPGTQSGKILRLKGKGVKDLNGYGRGDQLIHVNVWTPKQLTKEEREKLESLRASENFIPDPGKSEKTFFDKMKEFF
- a CDS encoding M20/M25/M40 family metallo-hydrolase, whose translation is MPTLDILLEILQKRGVSGDEYELSAFIVDYVLERKAEWKVQPEVYHGGIFQDNIILKFGSPRTAVFAHIDTIGFTSRYDNQLVAIGGPDVNDGDELVGEDALGPIECKVKIVDDFLIHDFKRGIIPGTNLSFKQNVVLNEEFIQAAYLDNRLGVYNALKICEDLENGVIVFSTYEEHGGGSVPFLIKYIYEKWEVRQALISDITWVTEGVKHHEGVAISLRDKFIPRKVFTDKIVALAQRSGVPFQIEVEGAGGSDGREIQMSPYPVDWCFIGAPEDNVHTPYEKVSLKDLAAMIDLYKYLMTHL
- a CDS encoding nucleotide exchange factor GrpE: MNKDKAATEEPVESEDQALKQENGAESQEEKVSDEKAATEELSEEDKLKAENQELKDKYLRLYSEFENYRRRTSKERLDLIKTASEDVLKDLITVVDDFERAIKAEESETGNQKVLEGSLLIYHKLTKVLEAKGLTQMEDVIGKDFDADKQEAITQIPAPSEDLKGKVIDVVEKGYMLGEKVVRYAKVVIGS
- the upp gene encoding uracil phosphoribosyltransferase, coding for MFILNNYDSIAHQFLEGLRDITVQKDRLKFRSNLERLGQILAYEISKSLNYEQHTIRTPLAETISKKLQSQPVLISILRAAMPFYNGFLNYFDEADSGFIGAYRREDAGDEVSIEFNYLAVPSLEEKEVIIIDPMLATGKSLITTINHLQRHGKPKKFHIAAAIAAPEGIEYINKNLNQPFELWIGALDEKLNDKAYIVPGLGDAGDLSFGPKL
- a CDS encoding OmpA family protein, with the translated sequence MKKLLLSTLMAGALAVGANAQNDFNKWSIDVNGGFNKPMAPITPGYYSPSLNLGHADLGVRYMFNEKFGAKLDYGFGKYQEADGTPEFETNYYRVNLQGVANLGRIMNFETFSRSIGLLGHFGAGFGRVTPQSNTWADFEDNVYNFITGLTAQVKLGNRVALNGDISTVIAGRQDVAFDGASSINAGTENGYYGANAVSWTGTLGLSFYLGGHSTHADWYIRDDKYATKDELESQIGEIKDMLKDSDGDGVPDYLDKEPNTPAGARVDSHGRTLDSDGDGIPDHSDECAFVPGPASNNGCPVEDVEEEDFFKKAINEGYVNVYYAFDSAKPLGYSSSSVNYVANFLKRNPGVNVEVKGYADEIGPEDYNIKLSERRAKAVYDLLIAAGIDASRISYKGYGEDTSVDKQSKDARQLARRASFEVQ